From Nomascus leucogenys isolate Asia chromosome 15, Asia_NLE_v1, whole genome shotgun sequence, a single genomic window includes:
- the TAGLN gene encoding transgelin yields MANKGPSYGMSREVQSKIEKKYDEELEERLVEWIIVQCGPDVGRPDRGRLGFQVWLKNGVILSKLVNSLYPDGSKPVKVPENPPSMVFKQMEQVAQFLKAAEDYGVIKTDMFQTVDLFEGKDMAAVQRTLMALGSLAVTKNDGHYRGDPNWFMKKAQEHKREFTESQLQEGKHVIGLQMGSNRGASQAGMTGYGRPRQIIS; encoded by the exons ATGGCCAACAAGGGTCCTTCCTATGGCATGAGCCGCGAAGTGCAGTCCAAAATCGAGAAGAAGTATGATGAGGAGCTGGAGGAGCGGCTGGTGGAGTGGATCATTGTGCAGTGTGGCCCTGATGTGGGCCGCCCAGACCGTGGGCGCTTGGGCTTCCAGGTCTGGCTGAAGAATGGCGTG ATTCTGAGCAAGCTGGTGAACAGCCTGTACCCTGATGGCTCCAAGCCGGTGAAGGTGCCCGAGAACCCGCCGTCCATGGTCTTCAAGCAGATGGAGCAGGTGGCTCAGTTCCTGAAGGCGGCTGAGGACTATGGGGTCATCAAGACTGACATGTTCCAGACTGTTGACCTCTTTGAAG GCAAAGACATGGCAGCAGTGCAGAGGACCCTGATGGCTTTGGGCAGCTTGGCAGTGACCAAGAATGATGGGCACTACCGTGGAGATCCCAACTGGTTTATGAA GAAAGCGCAGGAGCATAAGAGGGAATTCACGGAGAGCCAGCTGCAGGAGGGAAAGCATGTCATTGGCCTTCAGATGGGCAGCAACAGAGGGGCCTCCCAGGCCGGCATGACAGGCTACGGACGACCTCGGCAGATCATCAGTTAG
- the PCSK7 gene encoding proprotein convertase subtilisin/kexin type 7, with protein sequence MPKGRQKVPHLDAPLGLPTCLWLELAGLFLLVPWVMGLAGTGGPDGQGPGGPSWAVHLESLEGDGEEETLEQQADALAQAAGLVNAGRIGELQGHYLFVQPAGHRLALEVEAIRQQVEAVLAGHEAVRWHSEQRLLRRAKRSIHFNDPKYPQQWHLNNRQSPGRDINVTGVWERNVTGRGVTVVVVDDGVEHTIQDIAPNYSPEGSYDLNSNDPDPMPHPDVENGNHHGTRCAGEIAAVPNNSFCAVGVAYGSRIAGIRVLDGPLTDSMEAVAFNKHYQINDIYSCSWGPDDDGKTVDGPHQLGKAALQHGVIAGRQGFGSIFVVASGNGGQHNDNCNYDGYANSIYTVTIGAVDEEGRMPFYAEECASMLAVTFSGGDKMLRSIVTTDWDLQKGTGCTEGHTGTSAAAPLAAGMIALMLQVRPCLTWRDVQHIIVFTATRYEDRRAEWVTNEAGFSHSHQHGFGLLNAWRLVNAAKIWTSVPYLASYVSPVLKENKAIPQSPRSLEVLWNVSRMDLEMSGLKTLEHVAVTVSITHPRRGSLELKLFCPSGMMSLIGAPRSMDSDPNGFDDWTFSTVRCWGERARGTYRLVVRDVGDESFQVGILRQWQLTLYGSVWSPVDIRDRQRLLESAMSGKYLHDDFALPCPPGLKIPEEDGYTITPNTLKTLVLVGCFTVFWTVYYMLEVYLSQRNVASNQVCRSGPCHWPHRSRKAKEEGTELESVPLCSSKDPDEVETENRGPPTTSDLLAPDLLEQRDWSLSQNKSALDCPHQHLDLLHGKEEQIC encoded by the exons ATGCCGAAGGGGAGGCAGAAAGTGCCACACTTGGATGCCCCCCTGGGCCTGCCCACCTGCCTCTGGCTGGAATTAGCCGGGCTCTTCTTACTGGTTCCCTGGGTCATGGGCCTGGCAGGGACAGGTGGGCCTGATGGCCAGGGCCCAGGGGGGCCGAGCTGGGCTGTGCACCTGGAAAGCCTGGAAGGTGACGGGGAGGAAGAGACTCTGGAGCAGCAGGCGGATGCCTTGGCCCAGGCAGCAGGGCTGGTAAATGCTGGACGCATCGGAGAGCTTCAGGGGCACTACCTCTTTGTCCAGCCTGCTGGGCACAGGctggccctggaggtggaggccatcCGGCAGCAGGTGGAGGCTGTGTTGGCTGGCCATGAAGCTGTGCGCTGGCACTCAGAGCAGAGGCTGCTAAGGCGGGCCAAGCGCAGCATCCACTTCAATGACCCCAAGTACCCGCAGCAATGGCACCTG AATAATCGACAGAGCCCGGGCAGGGACATCAACGTGACGGGTGTGTGGGAACGCAATGTGACTGGGCGAGGGGTGACGGTGGTGGTAGTGGATGATGGAGTAGAACACACCATCCAGGACATTGCACCCAACTAT AGCCCTGAGGGTAGCTATGACCTCAACTCTAATGACCCTGACCCCATGCCCCACCCGGATGTGGAGAATGGCAACCACCATGGCACGCGATGTGCAGGAGAGATCGCGGCTGTGCCCAACAACAGCTTCTGTGCCGTGGGCGTGGCCTACGGGAGCCGCATCGCAG GTATCCGGGTACTGGATGGACCTCTCACAGACAGCATGGAGGCAGTGGCGTTCAACAAGCACTATCAGATCAATGACATCTACAGCTGCAG CTGGGGACCAGATGATGATGGGAAGACAGTGGATGGCCCCCATCAGCTTGGAAAG GCTGCCTTACAACATGGGGTGATTGCTGGTCGCCAGGGCTTTGGGAGCATCTTTGTGGTAGCCAGTGGCAACGGAGGCCAACACAATGACAACTGCAACTACGATGGCTACGCCAACTCCATCTACACAGTCACCATAG GAGCTGTGGATGAGGAGGGACGCATGCCTTTCTATGCAGAAGAATGTGCCTCCATGCTGGCAGTCACCTTCAGTGGTGGGGACAAGATGCTTCGGAGCATT GTGACCACTGACTGGGACCTTCAGAAGGGCACTGGCTGCACTGAGGGCCACACGGGGACCTCAGCTGCAGCGCCTCTGGCAGCTGGCATGATAGCCTTAATGCTGCAGGTGCGACCCTGCCTCACGTGGCGTGACGTCCAGCACATCATTGTCTTCACAGCCACCCGG TACGAAGATCGCCGTGCAGAGTGGGTCACCAACGAGGCAGGCTTCAGCCATAGCCACCAGCACGGTTTCGGCCTGCTCAACGCTTGGAGGCTCGTGAATGCAGCCAAG ATCTGGACATCTGTCCCTTACTTAGCATCCTACGTCAGTCCCGTGTTAAAGGAAAACAAGGCGATTCCGCAGTCCCCCCGTTCCCTGGAGGTCCTGTGGAATG TCAGCAGGATGGACCTGGAGATGTCGGGGCTGAAGACCCTGGAGCATGTGGCAGTGACAGTCTCCATCACTCACCCACGGCGCGGCAGCTTGGAGCTGAAGCTGTTCTGCCCCAGCGGCATGATGTCCCTCATCGGCGCCCCCCGCAGTATGGACTC GGATCCCAACGGCTTCGATGACTGGACCTTCTCCACTGTGCGATGCTGGGGAGAGAGAGCCCGAGGGACCTACAGGCTTGTCGTCAGGGATGTCG GGGATGAGTCATTCCAGGTCGGCATCCTCCGGCAATGGCAGCTGACCCTATATGGCTCTGTGTGGAGTCCAGTAGACATCAGGGACAGACAAAG GCTGTTAGAGAGTGCCATGAGTGGAAAATACCTGCATGATGACTtcgccctgccctgcccaccggGGCTGAAAATTCCTGAGGAAGATGGTTACACCATCACCCCCAACACTCTCAAG ACCCTGGTGCTGGTAGGCTGTTTCACCGTCTTCTGGACCGTTTACTACATGCTGGAAGTATATTTGAGTCAGAGGAATGTGGCTTCCAATCAAGTTTGTAGGAGTGGACCCTGCCACTGGCCCCATCGGAGCCGGAAAGCCAAGGAGGAAGGGACAGAGCTAGAATCAGTGCCACTTTGCAGCAGCAAGGATCCAGATGAAGTGGAAACAGAGAACAGGGGCCCTCCCACCACCTCTGACCTCCTTGCCCCAGACCTGCTGGAGCAAAGGGACTGGAGCCTGTCCCAGAACAAGAGCGCCCTGGACTGCCCTCATCAGCACCTAGACCTACTGCACGGGAAGGAGGAGCAGATCTGCTGA